The window tcataaaccaatacttttaaggcatttgttaacgtttctctttaaaaaatacAATCTAACAACCAGTTTACATCaaataaaaccacaaaatttaaccaaaaaaaaaaaagttattttagaCCTACATATCTATGTATCGTATGATTCAACAATACAATTCATAGGATATGCACTTATGTATCGTATGATTCATGAGCACTTACTAAGTACTTTTATGATATAGAATTGTTTGTCATGCATCTTACAATATTGATAACTATGATTACAATGACCAAAAAGGCAATAAATTGTCAAAGTtgagttgaattgttaaataaaagaatgattGTTTAGTTGTGTAGATTGAATGACATGTAGCTGGGAGGAAGCATAGGAGTTATCTGCAACGATTGAAACCAAGTAAATGGCAATAGTAAAATTTCacatatttgatttgatttgattttttatttttttatgtccatatattcaagttctctttttattaaattatatataatttaagtttcttattGACACTAGAAAGAAGTATAAACCTTTTACAGTTTCTACCATATACATATCAAATAGGAATACAAAGCACACTGCTTAGGCATATTTACGAGTGTAATATACAGAGAGGATACAATGACTATTCTTCTATATATCGTAGCTAAGGAGCTCTTTGATAATAACAAAGACGGATTGACATGGATGAGAAGTTGACATTATCTTCAAAAGCTAGTAGTTTTAGACTTTGGAAGCCGATTGCAGTTTGCAGGCATCCATCCAATTAACTGTTTTTCGTTGTTGTAGATCACCACCTTATCTTGCATTGATATGTCTGCAAAAACACACAACAAAGCGGGCCAGAAAATTTGGTAAGGGTGGGGAGAGTATTGTTCAGTATGGTATGCTTGATGCTATGTTCATGATTGTGCCCCACGATGTTCAGAATGTACAAACAATTACCTCCAATGATGTTCACATCCTGCCCTGCTTCCGTTCCATCCAGAATTCCCAAGCAAACATTTCCGTTGCGCTGGAATAGTAAGTTTGTAAATGTTTTGATACAAAGAGCCTAATCTACTTGCAACTGAGTCAGAAATGAAAAGCAAATGGGGAGAAAACAAGGATGGGACTTACTGATATTATTAAATAAGCTTCAGGGGGCAGTTCAAACTGAGATTTACCCTTCCCACCATTGGTGAACCTCAATGCTAGGGGCTTGAAGTATTTCCTGACATCTTGTAGGCTTTTGAATGGTCTTTGACCTTTCCAACAGAGTGGGAGAGTCTTGTCATCCAATGCTTCTCTTAAGGGCTTTCCAGTTAATTCCTTCTTCACCTACAAATACATATGACATTatataagaacttttttttttggaatctgTAGTGTAAATCTTTAAATCAAGAAGTTCTAAAAGTTTTGTAGCAAGCAAAATAATAACAGTATCAAAATTTTGCAACGATTTGGTGAACAGGAAATGGAAATAAAGAACGAATTTGAATACAAGAAAACTATGATGGAAGAGGAAAGGAAGTATCTATTGTAATTTTAGTAATTCAGGAATTTTGCAAGTAATTTAACAATTCTTAAAACAATTCAGAAATAATTTGAGGAAAATCTGGATTACATATGCCAGAGCCTAATCCATCTTATTAGTACAAATGCTGGCCGCATTTTAAAACACTATCAGAATGCTTTTCACTCACCAAAGAAATTAAAGCTTGATAAGCAGGAGAATTTAGGTAGGTGTAGGAGCTTCCACTGTCAAAAACTGTGAGTAAGTTTTTAATTCCAGTAGTCTTCCCTCCAAATATGAGTTCCGCAAACCCGGGTGAATAATGTTCACTGACGTTTCACAAAAAGTGTTTGCAATaatgagaagaaaataagaactATAATGAGGACTGTTGAAATTGAATAGAGGGGATCCAGAATGAGTAATTACGGATGATCACGAGACATTGATGTCCACAGAACACGTGAAGAATCATAAAGATCATCCCCAAAAAAGAGATATCCTCCACCTTGGAGACTTAAACAATGGCCAATGACATTTTGCACCAAACCTTGCTTACTAAGCTGTGATACAATGCTGGACTTTCCTTTGCCAAGGCCAAGTACTCCGTCAAAGGGATGAGGAAAGGGACCAGGACTTTGATCATATCCACATCTGTAGGCAAGAAGAATTTCAGAGCACATAAATAACAGTGCAACTCATAACTAACCATTTGTACTTATATACATTACATATCATACACCTGAGAGCATAATAAGGGCACTTTTTATCCAGCACTAGAGACACTTGGTTATAATCAAAAGTCACACGCAAATATGCAATTCTGAATTACAAGTTAGCATCAAATAAGGATTGTAATCTATCTCAGATGGTTTGACTTAAAATGTAGCGGGTATGGTCAGTTAAGTTAGATGAGAAGTAATTCAGTATAGTGTAATGCTTGGTTGCCATGTTAAAAATGACCTGCATACTTTGGAATGCACTCTTTTCATCTAAACAAGTTTTCTTGTGCTTTATTTCACCATTTCTGCTTCTTAAATTACAAATATGAACAGCCTGATCCATTGATGGGTTGCATTTCCAGGAAAAGAAATACAGAATTTGCAACTGCTGAattacatctctctctctctctcaaatatatatattccaagcaactatttggtaaaaaaaaagaaaaagaaggcagGTACCTGCCTCATTTTTAGGAGTAGAAAAGagcttatcttttttctttgttttggagTGGAGTTGAAAAGAGTCACCATTGTGTTACAGAGGTCAAAGGAGAAGTTCTCAGTTAATATTGCTACAATATGGAAGTAAAAGTCCCAAAGACTGTGATTCAAATATTCTCATCATCATTTGGAAGCGATTTGTTCTTAGGCTGCTTTGACATGACCATTTGCAAATTAGtatgagaaaaattacaaaactttaatATGAAAAGCTTACTACAACAATTCTATCCAAAAGCATAATTATCTTAGATTGGTTTGAAATTTCCAGAAATTGAGAGTTTGTAAATGTAATTGAGATGAGCAAAGTCACCAACCCAAGGGCTAGACGAGGTTTCAATTGTTCTCCATTTATAAAGTTGAAGGAAAAAGCATCCTTGACAAGAACACCAAAAGATGAACCACCATCTGCATACTGAACCTCATATTCACATTGCTCTGGTGTTTCACATTTGTGTCCGTGCAGGTGCAAGGATTTACAAAGAGGGTCCTTACAAGGTACCAGGTTTTTGCTGGGCCTGTAAAGTGGATGAGGTGTCTGcatagaaaaaaaagttatcacaTTGTCATGAACAGTTTCTTACTTGTAACTGTGTTTGTTTGAGAAAGCTTATTTTCATCAGTTTATTGtgtaagaagaaaaatatatgtttagaaaaaatatagttgtatctaaaaaaaattagagttttaataAGTTTTACATAACccaaataagctgaataatctGAAAATATGCTGTGGCAAACAGATATACCATATACATAGCATTTAGGACAATATGAGTTTCTGAATAAAATACAGGGGACAGCGGTAGTGGCACAATTTGACAAGAAAAAGACCCAAGATTTAGAATATCAAGACAGTGCAGGAGGGATACCAAGCAATGCATCAGGAAAATTATTCAAAGTGGCTATAATTTGGAGCTGCATGAAAGTTATTCCATGATATAACTATATTAGTATAatctctcttgttttcttttcataatATAACAATAAGCAGAGCTTAAGAAGAAGCAATGTACAAATTAGAAGAAAACAACATAGAGATTTTGTGACAGCAATTTACCTCAGTGCATTGGACACAGGGAGCGTCACACTGGAGCCATGTGAGGTCACTACCAGTGTCAGGGTCAAGAAAGTAAGGCTTTGATGGCTGGCCTATGTTGAGGGTAACACTATAGAACCTGAAAAAATCTTAGTGTTAGATTCAACACATTATATATCCTATGGGTTTGGACATATCatattgaaattgaataataaCACAAAGTAccctttacaatttttttctctttttattaaccCAACAATGAACATATCAAACTggtaatttaaaatattaaattcttttattcttttcctccttagttTTAGTTATATGTTATGTACCTTAAAATGGAAAGCATGCATTGTAGAAGGTGAAtacagaatatatatatatatatattttcatgatCCATAAAAAGTACAAGTGGGTAAGAATAACATATGATATACTATACAAGAATACATACCCCATAGGATACACGTTCCCATGAAGAGGAAACAAAATTGAGGACCCAACTCGGTTAAGCATCAGTAATGTCACTTGCGCTAATACTGGCAGCATAGACATCCTCTTATTCTGCCTCTGCTGTTCAAAATATGAAGCTGATGACTGTAAGGAGTGAGGACAAACACAATAGTCTAATGCGTTTTAACATATCATATAGAAATTGAATGGTAACACAAAGTAACCTTTgcaatcttatttttttaagaaatccaACAATGAGAATATCAAACTGGTAAAcacagagaaaaaagaaaaagtgatggatatttaagaattttcttttattattttcctacttagttttagttttctaatataaaaaggaaaacacGCATTGTGGAAGGTGAATACTGATTTgagcaaatttttttctttcagtgAACAATAGACAAAAGGTAAGAGGCTCCATTAAATTCATTTCACTATCATAAAAGATGACATCAGACTTCCTTAAACAAACACAACCAGATGATAAATCATAAAATTGGCGTTAAGAACAATTATaaagtaatattaaattttcGATGCACTGAAGTTTTTCTAATGGGATGAAAATATTCGGTAAATCCATAATTGTCTGTGTCTACACAACAGGATGACAGTATTATGTGGTTGCAGACTACAAGATACATAAGATTTaaagaaggaataaaaaatgtattgacAATGTCTTTCCCCCCAGAAtcgaaaaagaaagaaagaacaaagatTTCAATGTTGCAGCCACCACTGAATGTTAAACAGAAGAATATTGCAGTGGACAAAAGAGAATGGTTGGGTAAGAAAGGCAGTGGACAAGCTTATGATTGTCCAACATGAAGCATTACTGTCCAGCCATCCTCTCAAAGCCTCTACTTCAGCAGAAAAACCATTAGCTGCCAAATGCTGGTCTTTTCTCTTCTGACACTTCAATCCTTGTTGGTTCAAGTAACTTTCTTGCAACTGACCCAAGGTCAGGCCAGCTCTTTCAGTTCCTGTCACAACGCCTCAGTTACGGTCAGCTCTGTCAGGCCAAGTGAGTCAACTCTTGAGCAATCTCAGCAACAGACAATCGATCCAATCAAAGAGGGCTTTCGAAATTCTGGCATCTAAGGTTTGTTGCAGTTTGCTATGGCAGTTTTTGTGATGCTGAGTTCAATTTAAAGCATTATTCCTACCAAATTACAAATGAACCTTATGTAAAGGTATATGAGATCTAATTTCGTTGGCTGTTTAACGTAATTTGGTGATGAACCGTGCTGgtgatatatttttctaatcATGTATTTTCACCAAACCAAGAGCCTCTATTCAAACCATTCAAAGTAGGATAAGAATAACACACCAAGCACCCTAgtttaaatttcacaaaatttaaatcttagcatatagataaaaataaaaaataaaaactaatacaaCAAATAGGCATGTCATAATTCATAAACAGAGAATAAGAACCCACCTAaaacaattcaattcaatttaatTAGTCTTTcagcaagaacaacaacaaaatcaaaatatccaaataatttattgaaaccCATCAAAACAACAACACAGCATCCCTATCTTTATTTCTCTTCCTCCTAACCACTCTTTCATGTATTAGGGGGTTTAGGACTTACAGAATAAGAACAAAACATCAGTCAGGAATTTTATCAAGCAACTTATGTACActgtaatttataaaaaaatttgacagaACATCACTTTGGAATTTCATCAAACATATTGTGTGCATTTGCAATGTTTAAGAAATCTGCCccaaaaattcttcaaaaaaacAAGTTCAAAAACTCACTGTGTAAATTGTGAAAAGtcagaaagattttttttcgAACCTATAGAACAGGTCCTGCTCAAGTAAGGTCGTGCTCTCTTGTGCTGGCGTATGTCGGTGTGTGATATAAACTGAAGTTTGGCTTACTATCTGCTCGACATGGGACAATGTTGTTTGGTTTGTCAGAATCCAAAACCACTTGCTTTTTTTTCGAACCTATAGAACAGCCCAAAGGGTTtggctttttttgttttttattttttcaattttttttgttagaaggGAAATAACATTAAACATTAATCCAAGGAACGCGTTCaatgaacttaaaaaaatattaccgTAAACTCGGATTAAGTGGTTGTTAAGCTCAAACCAGGTCTaggaattcaatttttttttttttttttttttttgagagagttttaacctatggcgtccgctcctgataatagctctttattatcagaccaagacaccaatcagtttttggtataggcggggattgaaccccagatctcttatacaaccatcagagactttaccagttgagctaactggaacccatttttttttttttgggatgtgaAGCAAATCAATTATTGGTTCAACCACTGAGATATTGGTTGAGTTAGAGCATCTCTAGCAgaatctttaaatttttgtactatttgaaAAATGAACAGTGATTTTTACCTTTTAACTACTTACTTTTTTAAATACAGTTCCAACAGATTTTCTATCATattttttatctcatttaaatattatttcttcattcattatttatttatttttaacaattacacatcttccaatatttttttatttaacacctaattattataataggaaaaaagtatttaaagagtgaacagtagctcatcagacttgatgagctactgttcatgagccaaaaaaaaaaaatctaggaatAGAGAGTCCATTGGAgagttttttttgggtttcactCTCTATTATAGAGAGAATTTTAGGTTTACATAGgccattggagatgctcttataggattaaataagaaaaaattttaaatatagaaataaGTTTGACAAATCAAAAGTAAATAcggtaaatttttttaaaaaataaaatgcgtacttaaattagtaattaaaatataaatatagaaaaaagtAGCCACATTTCACAGGTAGCAACactagaaaacataaaataagagggtttcataaaattttagtcatatctttgttaaataaaatcctatcacattacttaaaattacaataacaaaATCATATTTCAAACTCCAAAGTCACATTTTATGCATATTGTATTTCTCATTAGTTGCTCTCATCTCATGGATTACGATCTAAGCTTTATCTTCATTGAAAGTCCAGAAACCATATGATATCCTTCGTTCTTCAACTCATTATAAAATACATCTGTTTTCGTTATGCTCCTTGTACATAAACGTGCAAAACGGACCTATAaaggtaattttgttttaaattaaaaaaattggtttggtGAAAACGACCTGCCTAGGTTACACCAATTGCAAAATACCCTCTAGGTTTTACAAGTTAAATTGCATAagtagtccaattaaacaattaGATCAGCCTAAGTATCAGTTCATTAGATCAATAGTCCAACCAACCGAGTTGATCTAGGTTTTATAACTACCTCTCATGAACATGGAGTGTAATAGTCTAACCAAAAGATTAGGACACCACTTccttatgtaaaaaaaaaatatatatatatatatatatatatatatataaaaaagtagaATTTGAATCGGGATAATAAACTAATGATTATTACACAATGTAATATGCTTTCAATTCAAATTGTAAAATCATGTTTTCACCACTTTACAATTTGAACTGATAACACGATATCAATAGAGTGCATACGGTAATGTGTGATAAACTGTGTGCAACAAGAATTACCATTTGAACAATCAAAATTAAAGGTCACAACTCGCAATTGACAAGCACTTATGCTGGTGGTAGGGGTGGTAACATTGGACACGACCCGCGAACCCAACATGACATGACACGAAATTAGTAGGTTATGGGTTGAGGCTTAGTGGATTCGTGTCATATTCAAGTTGACATGATTGGTCCATTTAATAAATCGATTGGATTGGTGTCTATCACATGGAACCTGTTTGACTTGTTTGCAcccgtttaattaaatgacattttagcaatatacccttcaaaccTTAGGTAAATAAACTTATTAATTGttatggtttattttctttgatatattaTGATTGGTTATatgtgatattgagatatgctttagttttgaattgtTATTTGTGATGCAATTACTTGttagttctaaattttatattaaaatatttacttatttggttttaaataattcatatcaatttgttaaatactttttttttttttttttttttttgtggataaaaTCTGATAGATAGGTTAACACAACTAGctcgtttaataaatgggttgtgttaggGTTAGGAATCCTAactcatttaataaacatgtcgggttagggttgactCATATAGTCTAATACTCATGACTCGACACAACATGAACCCGACATGCGAACATGAATTGCCTAATTGGTGGGATAACATAAACTCCAAAATCCAGCTGTTGACCACATTGAACTTTAGCTAGAGTACCTGCACATCTATCGATTTCCCTGTAAACATGTTGGAGACATGATTACTCAAACTTCTGAATTAGCCACCTGCATTCATCCTACTAAGCTGGGTCACTACTAAGAATCAAGCTCAATTTCCAGATGTGCAATTCCCAAGTCAAAAGCTAAGGTCTTAAACAAGCGAGATTGATTTAACTTagacaaaaaaaatgttacatattGACATGTTTGTAGAGACGATCTCAATTAATTGCTTTAGTTTGTAGCTGTAGTATATACAAgagcaaaaacatataaataagaGATGACTTCAAAGCAATACGTTTCTAACACCTACTTAATTCACCGAATTGACAATTAGaaccattttttaattaattacacAAAATTCGTTTTCATTTGGTACGTAAGGAAAATGCAAGGAATGGAGAGGACAGGAAGAAAAATGAAGGATAAATTGTgtgcttttttatatattgtattttattttaaatgtttggTAGGATAGAAATGGGGGAGGTAAAGGATGATGATAATCCAATTGCATCTACCCCTATTAATATTTCCTTAAGGAGAAGAGGAAATGGGAGGGAGGATGAGAAATGATGTGTCTATACTTACTAATTTACTACAGCTCATCCTCTTGATATTTGATATTATCATTGTAGGGTCCCGATTtgtggcccaagcccaaaatgtatgggatcTCGGCCCAATGAGcttaatacaataaatttgtagagagtgggtcaaagaactaagTCCTAATGAGTTGAACAA of the Quercus robur chromosome 10, dhQueRobu3.1, whole genome shotgun sequence genome contains:
- the LOC126703714 gene encoding aspartic proteinase Asp1-like isoform X1, whose amino-acid sequence is MLHQRQNKRMSMLPVLAQVTLLMLNRVGSSILFPLHGNVYPMGFYSVTLNIGQPSKPYFLDPDTGSDLTWLQCDAPCVQCTETPHPLYRPSKNLVPCKDPLCKSLHLHGHKCETPEQCEYEVQYADGGSSFGVLVKDAFSFNFINGEQLKPRLALGCGYDQSPGPFPHPFDGVLGLGKGKSSIVSQLSKQGLVQNVIGHCLSLQGGGYLFFGDDLYDSSRVLWTSMSRDHPEHYSPGFAELIFGGKTTGIKNLLTVFDSGSSYTYLNSPAYQALISLVKKELTGKPLREALDDKTLPLCWKGQRPFKSLQDVRKYFKPLALRFTNGGKGKSQFELPPEAYLIISRNGNVCLGILDGTEAGQDVNIIGDISMQDKVVIYNNEKQLIGWMPANCNRLPKSKTTSF
- the LOC126703714 gene encoding aspartic proteinase Asp1-like isoform X5; amino-acid sequence: MSMLPVLAQVTLLMLNRVGSSILFPLHGNVYPMGFYNVTLNIGQPSKPYFLDPDTGSDLTWLQCDAPCVQCTETPHPLYRPSKNLVPCKDPLCKSLHLHGHKCETPEQCEYEVQYADGGSSFGVLVKDAFSFNFINGEQLKPRLALGCGYDQSPGPFPHPFDGVLGLGKGKSSIVSQLSKQGLVQNVIGHCLSLQGGGYLFFGDDLYDSSRVLWTSMSRDHPEHYSPGFAELIFGGKTTGIKNLLTVFDSGSSYTYLNSPAYQALISLVKKELTGKPLREALDDKTLPLCWKGQRPFKSLQDVRKYFKPLALRFTNGGKGKSQFELPPEAYLIISRNGNVCLGILDGTEAGQDVNIIGDISMQDKVVIYNNEKQLIGWMPANCNRLPKSKTTSF
- the LOC126703714 gene encoding aspartic proteinase Asp1-like isoform X3 → MSMLPVLAQVTLLMLNRVGSSILFPLHGNVYPMGFYSVTLNIGQPSKPYFLDPDTGSDLTWLQCDAPCVQCTETPHPLYRPSKNLVPCKDPLCKSLHLHGHKCETPEQCEYEVQYADGGSSFGVLVKDAFSFNFINGEQLKPRLALGCGYDQSPGPFPHPFDGVLGLGKGKSSIVSQLSKQGLVQNVIGHCLSLQGGGYLFFGDDLYDSSRVLWTSMSRDHPEHYSPGFAELIFGGKTTGIKNLLTVFDSGSSYTYLNSPAYQALISLVKKELTGKPLREALDDKTLPLCWKGQRPFKSLQDVRKYFKPLALRFTNGGKGKSQFELPPEAYLIISRNGNVCLGILDGTEAGQDVNIIGDISMQDKVVIYNNEKQLIGWMPANCNRLPKSKTTSF
- the LOC126703714 gene encoding aspartic proteinase Asp1-like isoform X4 gives rise to the protein MSMLPVLAQVTLLMLNRVGSSILFPLHGNVYPMGFYNVTLNIGQPSKPYFLDPDTGSDLTWLQCDAPCVQCTETPHPLYRPSKNLVPCKDPLCKSLLLHGCKCETPEQCEYEVQYADGGSSFGVLVKDAFSFNFINGEQLKPRLALGCGYDQSPGPFPHPFDGVLGLGKGKSSIVSQLSKQGLVQNVIGHCLSLQGGGYLFFGDDLYDSSRVLWTSMSRDHPEHYSPGFAELIFGGKTTGIKNLLTVFDSGSSYTYLNSPAYQALISLVKKELTGKPLREALDDKTLPLCWKGQRPFKSLQDVRKYFKPLALRFTNGGKGKSQFELPPEAYLIISRNGNVCLGILDGTEAGQDVNIIGDISMQDKVVIYNNEKQLIGWMPANCNRLPKSKTTSF
- the LOC126703714 gene encoding aspartic proteinase Asp1-like isoform X2 is translated as MSMLPVLAQVTLLMLNRVGSSILFPLHGNVYPMGFYSVTLNIGQPSKPYFLDPDTGSDLTWLQCDAPCVQCTETPHPLYRPSKNLVPCKDPLCKSLHLHGHKCETPEQCEYEVQYADGGSSFGVLVKDAFSFNFINGEQLKPRLALGCGYDQSPGPFPHPFDGVLGLGKGKSSIVSQLSKQGLVQNVIGHCLSLQGGGYLFFGDDLYDSSRVLWTSMSRDHPEHYSPGFAELIFGGKTTGIKNLLTVFDSGSSYTYLNSPAYQALISLVKKELTGKPLREALDDKTLPLCWKGQRPFKSLQDVRKYFKPLALRFTNGGKGKSQFELPPEAYLIISRNGNVCLGILDGTEAGQDVNIIGDISMQDKVVIYNNEKQLIGWMPANCNRLPKSKTTSF